One window of the Manihot esculenta cultivar AM560-2 chromosome 14, M.esculenta_v8, whole genome shotgun sequence genome contains the following:
- the LOC110599706 gene encoding WRKY transcription factor 72A, translating into MEDVMGRSGHGALLKEDKPAGDDDHHHEGACKEEATAKVIPAKDKNERSTTETDSKASSSMQKEQDSSLKAVRAEMGEVREENKRLKMHLGQMMKDYQALHMKFYDIIQQDETKKSTSTVDNSHQAFEEPELVSLSLGRFSSESKNDGKSKTYSHGKDEEDEKANNEGDLSLRLDCKFEVSKFRNANETLPNPSSPVNIFKDKPKEEVEETWPPPKVLKTMPSGGEDEVAQQCPLKKARVYVRMRCDTPTMNDGCQWRKYGQKIAKGNPCPRAYYRCTLASSCPVRKQVQRCAEDMSILITSYEGTHNHPLPLSATFMASTTSSAASMLLSGSLSSSFRTNPNPSATSSSTSADLHGLNFYLAKDSNSNQFYLHNSSLSASPSHSTITIDLTSNPSSSQFNRFNSSYAPNPKFAPASLNFSSSESNVIPWGNGLLIHGSTSQLYSRNQLGKLNLGGRPPMEHSLFQPYMQQKTPVTSQQPLPDTIAAATKAITTDPSFQSALVAALKSIIGNESGSDNGGSSDGASMGGGDHLAQKLKWGEHFPLASGYLHLSSPTPKGNKIACTTSYLNKTTSANSQPESMFLPTSLPFPSPKSASAFPGDDRDHSN; encoded by the exons ATGGAGGATGTCATGGGAAGATCTGGTCATGGAGCTCTGCTCAAGGAAGATAAACCAGCTGGTGATGATGATCATCATCATGAAGGTGCCTGCAAAGAAGAGGCCACTGCTAAG GTAATTCCTGCAAAGGATAAGAATGAAAGATCCACCACGGAAACTGATTCAAAGGCATCATCTTCTATGCAAAAGGAACAA GATAGTTCGCTTAAAGCAGTTAGAGCTGAAATGGGAGAGgtgagagaagaaaataaaaggcTGAAAATGCACTTGGGTCAAATGATGAAGGACTACCAAGCCCTTCATATGAAATTCTATGACATTATCCAACAAGATGAAACAAAGAAATCTACCTCTACAGTTGATAACAGTCATCAAGCATTTGAAGAACCCGAGCTTGTTTCCCTTAGCCTAGGGAGATTTTCAAGTGAATCTAAAAATGATGGAAAAAGCAAAACTTACAGCCATGGGAAAGATGAAGAAGATGAGAAAGCTAATAATGAAGGTGATTTGTCTCTTCGACTAGACTGCAAGTTTGAAGTGTCCAAATTTCGTAATGCGAATGAAACTTTGCCGAATCCAAGTAGCCCTGTGAACATTTTTAAAGATAAACCAAAGGAAGAAGTTGAGGAAACTTGGCCGCCACCTAAGGTTCTTAAGACAATGCCAAGTGGAGGAGAAGACGAAGTTGCGCAACAATGCCCTCTCAAGAAAGCTAGGGTTTATGTGAGAATGAGATGTGATACCCCTACG ATGAATGATGGCTGCCAATGGAGGAAATATGGACAGAAAATTGCTAAAGGAAACCCATGTCCACGAGCATACTATCGTTGCACTCTTGCATCATCTTGCCCAGTAAGAAAACAG GTTCAAAGATGTGCTGAAGATATGTCTATTTTAATCACTAGCTATGAAGGAACGCACAACCACCCACTTCCTCTTTCAGCCACGTTTATGGCATCCACCACTTCCTCTGCTGCTTCAATGCTGTTGTCTGGGTCATTATCATCCAGCTTTCGAACCAACCCCAACCCATCAGCCACCTCCAGCTCTACTTCTGCTGACCTTCATGGACTAAACTTTTATCTGGCAAAAGACTCGAATTCAAATCAATTCTACTTGCACAATTCTTCACTTTCAGCTTCACCTTCGCACTCAACGATCACTATTGACCTAACTTCAAACCCCTCTTCATCTCAATTCAATAGGTTTAATTCAAGCTATGCTCCAAACCCAAAATTTGCTCCCGCTAGTCTTAACTTCAGCTCTTCTGAATCAAATGTGATACCCTGGGGTAACGGTCTTCTCATCCATGGTAGTACATCTCAACTCTATAGCAGGAACCAACTTGGAAAGTTAAACCTTGGTGGTAGACCACCAATGGAACATAGCCTTTTTCAACCATACATGCAGCAGAAAACCCCAGTTACTAGTCAGCAGCCATTACCAGATACTATAGCCGCCGCAACCAAGGCAATTACAACAGATCCAAGTTTTCAATCAGCTTTAGTAGCTGCCCTCAAATCCATCATTGGCAACGAGAGTGGCAGTGACAATGGCGGCAGTAGTGATGGTGCAAGTATGGGCGGAGGGGATCACTTAGCCCAGAAGTTGAAGTGGGGAGAGCACTTTCCTTTGGCTAGTGGTTACTTACACTTATCATCACCAACGCCTAAAGGTAATAAAATTGCATGTACAACAAGCTACTTAAACAAAACGACTTCAGCAAATTCTCAACCTGAAAGTATGTTTCTGCCAACTTCATTGCCTTTCCCTTCCCCTAAGAGCGCGTCTGCATTTCCTGGGGACGACAGGGACCACTCCAATTAA